The following proteins are co-located in the Bacteroidales bacterium genome:
- a CDS encoding alpha/beta hydrolase-fold protein translates to MKKLLLLFLLSLPGLVHSQVTFVIDSLPAYTTPEDYLYIAGNFNGWDPGDAGYVLAKNEDQKWFITLAAATEGTVIQFKFTRGSWETVEKGPQGEELNNRLFTYGNGDTVDIIIYNWAQGSGVGSTAADNVYIMDDDFEMPQLGRTRRIWLYLPPDYETSGMNYPVLYMHDGQNLFDDSTSFAGEWQVDETLNTLYQQGYNVPIVVGIENGGDLRIAEYTPWAHPLYGGGDGDLYMEFIVQTLKPYIDLNYRTLPGREYTGIMGSSLGGLISHYGALKYQDVFSKAGIFSPSFWYSDSVWSFTRGVGRQDAMRIYLMCGGSEGQGTINDMMDMQDSLLLVGFMEDEISLTVIPGGQHNESLWSEDFGEAYKWLYASYANDIFEPVKVNIIRLFPNPTGDKLMLPADFPDNCDSLEVIDMMGNVVLKSVPFNGKNINVSGLAPGIYIVSLSTNGKYYQRKVVRE, encoded by the coding sequence ATGAAAAAGCTCCTTTTGTTATTTTTACTATCACTCCCTGGCTTGGTGCATTCCCAGGTGACTTTCGTAATTGATTCCCTTCCTGCTTATACTACGCCGGAGGACTATCTCTACATTGCCGGGAATTTTAATGGCTGGGACCCCGGTGATGCCGGATATGTTCTTGCAAAGAATGAAGACCAGAAATGGTTTATAACATTGGCTGCAGCGACGGAAGGTACGGTGATCCAGTTCAAGTTCACCCGGGGAAGCTGGGAAACCGTCGAAAAAGGACCCCAGGGCGAAGAATTGAATAATAGGTTGTTCACGTACGGAAATGGGGACACTGTTGATATTATCATTTACAACTGGGCGCAGGGCAGTGGGGTAGGGAGTACGGCTGCCGATAATGTCTATATCATGGATGATGACTTTGAGATGCCGCAGCTTGGCCGGACACGGCGGATCTGGCTTTACCTGCCGCCCGATTATGAGACTTCCGGGATGAATTACCCGGTTCTTTACATGCATGACGGGCAAAACTTGTTCGACGATTCCACATCTTTTGCCGGTGAGTGGCAGGTCGACGAAACCCTGAATACATTGTACCAGCAAGGCTATAATGTCCCTATTGTCGTTGGCATTGAAAACGGGGGAGACTTAAGGATTGCCGAATACACCCCCTGGGCACACCCGCTTTATGGTGGCGGCGATGGCGACCTGTATATGGAATTTATCGTACAAACCCTAAAACCATATATTGATTTGAATTACCGTACCCTTCCAGGCCGGGAATACACCGGCATTATGGGCAGTTCCCTGGGCGGGTTGATCTCTCATTACGGCGCGTTGAAGTACCAGGATGTTTTCAGCAAGGCCGGCATATTCTCACCATCTTTCTGGTATTCCGACAGCGTCTGGTCATTTACCCGTGGAGTGGGCCGCCAGGATGCCATGCGGATTTACCTGATGTGCGGCGGCAGTGAAGGGCAGGGGACGATTAACGACATGATGGATATGCAGGATTCACTGTTGCTGGTTGGTTTTATGGAAGATGAAATCAGCCTGACGGTCATTCCCGGCGGGCAGCATAACGAGAGCCTCTGGAGCGAGGATTTCGGCGAGGCCTACAAATGGTTGTATGCCTCTTATGCCAATGATATATTCGAGCCTGTGAAAGTAAATATCATCCGCCTGTTCCCCAATCCAACCGGCGATAAACTGATGTTGCCGGCTGATTTCCCGGATAATTGCGATAGTTTGGAAGTGATTGATATGATGGGAAATGTGGTGCTCAAATCGGTGCCGTTTAATGGGAAAAATATCAATGTTTCCGGCCTGGCACCGGGGATTTATATTGTTTCGCTATCTACGAATGGCAAGTATTACCAGAGGAAGGTGGTGAGAGAGTGA